CAAATCAATGTGAGATTGCAAAACGACACGGACAAAGTATATAAGGGTGTAGTCCATTTGGTCAACAAGACAATAAACGCACAGGATAGGACCGTAAATATTCACGGGGATTTGGCGAATGAAGAAGAAGTAAAACTTTTTGCTCCCGGAATGTACATTGAAGCAGAAATCCTGACCACAACTGCAGAACATCCTGCATTGCCATCAGAAGCGGTCGCAAACATTGACAATGACTTTTTCGTGCTTGTGAAAGAAGATAGCACAAATTTCAAAAGGGTATTGGTGAAAATAGGAGCCACGAACAATGGGTTTACCCAAATACTCAATGCAGCTGATTTTGAACCAAATATGGAGTTTTTGACCAAAGGAGCATTTAATTTAATAACAGAGTAAGTCGTGGTCGAAAGAAAAGACCGAAAATCCGATTGTTTTGCCCCGCCCCTAAAGGGTGCCCTCGATTAAAAACAACATTGTTACTATTGACAATCGCAAATCTGAATTAACCTAAAGCCTTTAACATTTTAAATAAAAGAATTATGAACGATGTACATTTTCATTTAGTAGTAACCCATCTTCCCATTGTGGGCGTATTGATTGGGTTTTTGGTTTTACTCACAGGGTATATCACAAAGAGCCCCCAGGTAAAGGCAACGGCACTGGGTATTTTCATTTTTAGTGCCCTAGCGGCTATTGCTGCTTTTTATACAGGGGAAGCTGCGGAGGATATCGTAGAGAATCTACCGGGAGTGAGTGAAACCCTTATCCATACGCACGAAGAACAGGCAGAACTTTTTTATACAATGATGCTGGTTTTAGGGGGTGTTTCCCTAGTGACCATGTTTATTCACTACAAAAAATTCGCTTTTGCTAAATACGGTTTTATCGCAGTACTGTTCCTGTCTATAAGCAGTGTTGTTATGTCCAAATTTGTGGGTACCAGTGGTGGCGAAATTACCCATGTTGAAATCAGAAACGATCCCAACAATTTAATTGAACTTGATTCCCATCACGACCATGATGACGATTAAAAACATTACGGGCAATTGTTCAAACATACTTCATAGCGATAAATGCGTGAGTCTTCCTTTTCACAACTTTGCGCATACGCAAGAGGTAATCGACAATGTCTTTTTGATTTCCAATACCATAGGAATGAAGCCCGAAGATGCAGATCTTATAGCTATTGCGGCCTGCTTTCACGATACCGGCTTCTCGGAAAATTATGAAGGCCACGAGGAAGTGAGCAAAAGACTTGCTGCGCAGTATATGGAAAAAGCAAATTTTACCAAAACAGAAATTGAGAGAGTTCTCTCTTGCATAGAGGCTACAAAAATGCCTCAGAACCCCCATGACATTTATGGGGAGATACTTTGTGATGCCGATTTGTTCCACTTGGGAACACCCAATTTTTTTTATAGGAATATGCTCTTGCGAAAGGAATGGGAACTTTTCCGTGGCATTGCTATGACGGATGACACATGGCTGCTGCACAATATTGCGTTTTTGGAGGAGCACCGATTCAAGACTACTTATGGGAAAGAGGTTTTGGAAAAAGGAAAGCAGGAAAATTTAAAGAAACTAAAACAATTGATACGATGAAAATAACATTTCCAAAACGGTTTACATTGTTAAAAGGCTTTGTCTTGTTATTTCTGATTCTTTCTTTTGTAGCGAGAGTGAGTTTTTTAATTTGGAATTTTTCCGAAGTGGATAAGGGGTTTTTTAAGTTGGGAAATACATTCGTGATTGGTTTTTTATTCGACATTGCCACCCTTTCATTTTTTACCATCCCTTATCTTATCTATCTCCTTCTGATTCCCAAAAAGTTCTACGGCTCCATTTTGGATAGGATAGTGACCTATTTTGGATTTTCCTTGGTTACACTTATAGTTTTCTTTTCCTTTTTCGGGGAGTTCACCTTTTGGGATGAATTCCACAGACGATTCAACTTTATAGCGGTTGATTATTTGATCTATACCTATGAAGTTGTAAAGAACATTAACGAAAGTTATCCCTTGCCACTTCTTATTTCTGGGATGGTATTAATGGTTTTGGGGAGTATCTTTATAGTCT
This region of Aequorivita marisscotiae genomic DNA includes:
- a CDS encoding HD domain-containing protein; amino-acid sequence: MNLIPITTMMTIKNITGNCSNILHSDKCVSLPFHNFAHTQEVIDNVFLISNTIGMKPEDADLIAIAACFHDTGFSENYEGHEEVSKRLAAQYMEKANFTKTEIERVLSCIEATKMPQNPHDIYGEILCDADLFHLGTPNFFYRNMLLRKEWELFRGIAMTDDTWLLHNIAFLEEHRFKTTYGKEVLEKGKQENLKKLKQLIR